In the Populus trichocarpa isolate Nisqually-1 chromosome 8, P.trichocarpa_v4.1, whole genome shotgun sequence genome, TTTGTTtgccataaaaattaaaataagaacttTTAAACCAGTGATTTTCAGGGAACAGTAGTAAAAGATACACCCTATAGGCATACGAGGGTAATGCTTATTTTCACAAAACGGTGCTTCTCGAAATCTCTTTCTGAAAAATCCCATCCATTGAATGAGTGGATCCCAAAAATCCAATGGCTGAGATTCATAGAAAAGTGATGGTGGGAGGATTATCAATAAGATTGAAATTTAGTTTAAAACATCCACTTTCACAAACATTAAGAATATGCTAACCAATAATTCACCCCgttattgtttaattttcatttaagaaAGGAGTTTGAGATTGTAAATCTCGCAATTCACGCCACCCtcgtttaaaaaattaacaaaaactcaaCCCCAACTAGACCAGACAGAGGCACTGGAGAGCATAAATCAGCAAAGAATTTATTTCattgaacaataaaaagaaaacaccaaTTTTTTCAACTATCAAACCTGAGAAACATAAATTACTGAATTTCACAACTCCATTCCACACAATTGTAAGCcaccaaacacaaataaaaaaaaatcaaactaaagtATAATAAAATCACTGATTAAAAAGGATATAATACGATGCATCCGATCAAAAAGTCCCGATTCTGAGGGAACTTCTTGTTGTAAAACTGAGCAAGAAGCGCAATCACTATAATAATTGTCCCCAAGAACAACCTTATATTGCTCATCCTCACATCTTCTACATGTCCACGACTTATAACAATCTAcaactcaaaaataaaacaacgcCAATTAACAAATTGAAATCGATTATTCTATGGAGAggaggtttagggtttttgtttaGTGGGTTACCTCGGAGACGGATTCGTCCAGAATGTGCTTGATTGAGTGGTGATCTAAGAGATTTGCCTTCTTTGCGTTCTTGTTTGCCATTtccgttttcttttcttgcatttttCGTCAGCGAGTGAGAGACAgatgaatttggttttttttttaagcgtGTTTGTCTTCGTGAGAAGTAGAGGATTATGATCGTAAAGAGTGCTTAAATGTTcggaaatgttattttttaattttttttgaaatatattaaaataatattttttaaatttatttttaatattagaataatttaaaaaaatatataaaaaagtgatttaaagctaaaagtaaataaaaatatggttgTATGCAATGCTAAACGAgtataaatctttaattttgcTTGGTGCGTCAGACATACTTGATATGATTTACAAAAAGTAAAACGATATTGTGTTGATATTCTTGATtgtgaacttttttttctttagacaaatgtttgttgatttgttttcgATCAAGTTTACATTTCATGAAATCAAAACGGTGAAACGGAAATAATGTGGTGTTTGCTgggaagttaaaaaaaataaaaaacttacttgtaatattattatattaaaataatttaaaaaatatatataaaaagtaatttaaaactaaaaataaataaaaatatggttgGATGCGATGCTTAACAGGTATAAATCTATACTTTGTCTTGTGCTTCTGACATGCTTGATTacgttgatttgttttttatcaagtttacaTTTTATAAGAGTAAATTGCTAATAAAAATaggaaacaattaattaaattatcaataatgATTGAtgaggtaaaaaataaatgcttattTGATGTGTATTTTGAGACAAAAATAAGAGGTGGTAAAAAGTATTGTTTGGAAGTTAAATTTTACACTTCACGTTTGAATGACGAAATTTATCCTCTAAAAACACGACTTTGATATAAGGTTAAAAAAGAGAGtgaattttaaatagaataatttttgcaaaaatatatttttggttaGGGATCTTTGACATAGCAGAAGGATTATACGAATTTGGATATATCttctgtatattttttatatataaaaattaattttaaaattattactgtaatgaatttagttttatatttatatcttttttgctaaatatatttatatttctattgtcctttaattttatattgggAGAATAAACAAATGCTAATGTAGAACACCTCCACTAGGGATCTCAAATGACTTTAGAGCGAAAAAGAGTTAAAATGCCTTAAATTAAAAGGATGTTCAATAAAAacgattaaaaataattttttctgaaGAAAAGATATAGAACAagtaaaatagttaaaaatttcaacttttgattaaattaaaaaaaaattataacaaactTTTGAtacaagtaaaaaattatttataaccaAACATCTATGACTCTTTCACGAGTCAAGAgctaaaaaacaacttaaatcaTTTTGCAAAAATCATATCAAACAAACCTAAAATTCAAGTTTATAAACTTGCCTATATTATGGATTATTTTCAATGATGATGGGTGAAGCTAGCAGCATTCCCCTCCCCTCTTGTGGTTTCAATAACTTATGTAGTAATGCTAACATCCAGCTAAATGAAAATTTGACTACATCAAAGAAACAATCATAAGGAGAAGGAATGTAATGACGAGGCTCCATTCAGGGAGGCCTTGTTTTCCTTGTACTAGTGCCACCCTTGGTCAGCAAAAATGGAGCACCCTGACAAGTTCTTCCTTAATCATGAACAGAACAGCGGCGGCAAGAACACTTTGCACAATTTTCATGCTCATGCCTTTATAGAACCCATGGAACCCTTCATAGCGAATCATCTTAAGGATAGCGTCCAATGTACCTAGATAAAGGGGAAAGAATGAAACAATGATCATCAAGATGAATCTgagaaacttttaaaattaatggaaatgcAGTGTTCTCAAGCATAGATGGTAAAAGAACTCAGGGCACAATATTTGTCACTATCCACCACATGTTGGCACTCGGCACAGCATCCCAGCCAAAAATCGCTATGGATATAACAATTTTGACCTTGCACAGTTTATCAAATAAGTCCATCACGTAAAAGGCTTTGCCAATTGATAAGGTAGTTGGAGCATGTTAGTTCCATAATTTATTaggtaattaaaattcaaaaaaatagtaCAAACCTTCATAGTGATGTCTTTTGTCTCCAgttgtaatttgttttgctaGAAGCCTCGACTGAAAATACAAAGGAATCAGTAAGGAAAAAAGAGCAGTCCCCTACGAATAAAAGTTGGTTATCTACTTGACGAGCACAAATTTTTTGGAACAAATGAAAGGACATTTGGCTTTTTGCCGACCAAATATGTGATTCTATCATTTACTTTTTTgtcttcatatttgtttttctcctctCCCCATGTCACAATTGAATTCTAAGAAAAGGGTCGATATAAAATTACTTGTAGAAGCTCTCTGCTTCTAGCTTTCTGATAACTTCCATTGCCTGACACAACAATTGATGAATCCACATTAAACTTTTAGTTACTGTGTGTCTAAGTCACGGGGTAATTATTAGTTTTGGTGAGTGAAGGAAGGGAGCATTTTGTGAGTTCACTCGCAAACCCTCACAGTAAATCAGTTTTCAAGTCTGTGTAGCATTAGCATCCCATTATAACATTTCATTTACCTTTACCACTAGAAGAGGATATGTTACAACAGTAGCTCCAAGCTTTGCTAAAGCTCCAAGAAGAAATATCTGGCAAAAAACCAGGCAATTTATTCAGCTATTAAATCAAGCTACTAAAAAGGGAAGGATGCAAAACAATTATGTGATTGTTGAAATAACAGCTTGGGAATATGAAACAAATAAGAAGTAGGGAGATCGAGAACcagggaaaacaaaaggaaagctaACCTCCAAAGCACTAACTCCGGTGTCACCCTGCTTAACCAAGACACACTTTGTCTTCAACTTCTTCAACATAGTTTCATACAGCATGAATTGTATTGAAGGGTTGCTGACCTGCAAGTAGCAGGGCAATCAGTGATAATCATCAACGGATTTAAGAACTAATTATTACATACCATGATTAATGTTGGGAAAACACCTTTCCAAAAGCCCCAAATTCCTGCTTCATCATAGAGTTCTTGAGTCTGTAAACATTATCTTcattaaagaaaacacaaaGGCAAAACTCTTGCATTATGCCTCCCATCAATAAGGTAGAACATATTTAAACCACAAATATGTGTAGTAAAGTGATATGACAAAGTCATCCTTTTTTGTGAGTTATCGCAATTATCACAtacatgtaaataaaataaaattacagtgACACTATGAATCAATAAAGACGTTTATTGatgacattatttaaaaaaaaaattccttaatcACCAGCAGCCCAACAAATGCTGCTTTTTAAAGCTCGGAGAGAAAAGCACATATATAATTTCTCTTGCTAGTCCAATTATTCAATAACTTTACATGATGATGGCATTCTCAAGACTTGAACCTATGCTTTTGTAGTTGAAATCTAAGACTTTCACCAATTCATTAACAGATAAACCCGCCCCTTCATTATCCTTTTTATTACTTCAGTTTCAGAATTACAGCATTGCATATGCTTGTGTAGCTATCCACCACCAGAGACTATGATTATTTAGTTATGTGCTCATGCAATAAGGCAATATAAATCTAGTAGAAAGAGTTTCCACCTAATTTATTAACTTCAACTGCACTTTGATAGTATTAGAGTACAATAGTAAGTTCTTCGAGTTTCAGATGAGTAAATAAAATAGAGCCATAAATTGCCATTTAACTGCACCTACCGCGTGGCCAGTTCCATATGGATGAGGTTCTATTGGATCTAATACTTTCTCAGCTGGGGCAATGGATGAGTGACTAAGCTGAGACTTCTTTGAGTTCTTCCTATGAGTCTGCAACACAAAAGtagtttaaatttcaaatatcaaACTAAGTAGAGCAACAAACTTGCTTATCATTGAGTTTTATATTTGTATACCTGTTTTATAAACAGTCACATTTACATGTACAACATATAGGTACTAAACAGAGAAAAAAGAGTGAACGGTTTAAGAACGAAGACTTGACTAAGCAGCGGATGGCAAGCTTTGTGTTATTTCCATGCTATGAAGCATATTTAGACAATCAGTGTGGAGATTAAGACTTCGTAGTTCACTATAACATTTAAGATTGAAACTGAAGATGTCAGCTAGCTCTTTACCTGCATACGTGTGACAACTACCCATATGGGATTTGTCAGCAGCACATTTGTACCACTACACAAAGAAAGCATCAAACAAGAAATCATCAGAGTCACAATGAGCAAagagtttaaataaaaacatggatCATAGGGCAAATGAAATTCGTGCTAACTTGTTTTCATATTGCAATCCAGTACAAGAGCTTTTAAAGCCATCGCTATAACTGTTATAGGCAGTGAATTACAATTGAAGAAACCCTGACAAAATTTGACCTAAGCATGTACACAATACTTATCAGACACAGACATGAGCTGTGCGATTGAGAATTACTGCCCCCCCATGATTGAATGAAGTGGGCATGGCACAGTTGCAAATGATAACAACCTTGCAGCCGTTCACAGTAACATTGCAATGCTATCATTGTAATAGGCAATGTATTAGAATTGAAGAAacccttcaaaataaaaattggccTCAGCATGTACAACACTTATCAAACACAGATATAAGCTGGCATGATTGAAAATGATTGTCCCTTACGATTGACTGGGGTGAACATGATGCATAGTTGCAGCTGGTACAACCCTGTGGACCATAAATGCTTTTATAGTTCACGGGTACAATGAAATGGTTTCATACAGACTTTATGAACAAAGTAAATTACCCAGCTAAGGCAGCCACCACAAGAGATGACAACATCCCAACTGATCCATCACCAATTCCATTCATCTTCTGTTCACGAGCTATAGCTTCAGCTCTATCCCTGAATACTTGATAGAAATAATAGTAAACACCCTGTATCATAAAAATGAAAGCAAGTAAGAGATCACAAAACAATGCAAAAGAAGTGTTGAAAATTATGCAAGCCAAAATGATCAAATGCGTAACTTATCAGGCGGTGCTAAAAATCTCAACCTACAAAAAATAGAAGACACATATTAAATgtccaaaaacaatattattgcaCCCAGACAAACACGCATGTACTAAcaggattttgattttaagtcgttaaattttctttaaaacaattttcttttctattcacTGGAGTTTTCGGTGTATAGCAATCAGTCctagaaaaaaatctaacacGGGTCATGCTTTATGGATTGACTGTGGTTATTAGAATTTAGAACTATAACATGGGAGTAGCAGAGAGAGATGTACAGTAAGTCACAGACTCACAGCATTGAATGCACATTTTTCAGTGTCCAGGGGAGCACACACCATTTTCATTGAGAATCACAACGCTTTATCTCTAACTGAACTATGCCAGCAGATACAACAATTTGCAAATCTCTGCGTGTCATGCCTAactttatttctattatcatatTAAACAAATTGCAGTCCAACCTATTATAAACTCCCAAACTCTGGCTTCTAATTTCTATTTCCACCACATTTTTGGCAacgaaacaaattaaaaaaaaaatgaaactatttAATCCATGCTAACAAGAAAAACGAAAgttcaaaaagaaattaagatgcTAAAATGGCTTCACCTGAGAACAAGCTGTGCCTACTACTGATGGCGCTAATCCGCTATACAATCGTCCCCATCCTTCATTCTTGATAACCCACATATCATTCAAtcgaaaaactaaaaatcaaaactagaaTCTTAAAgctctaataatataagaaataacttCATCAAAATTTTGAAGACAGTGAAagctaaataataaattacagagatgaaaagagaaaaaaatcgagCACAGAACCTGACACATTTGCTCAATAGTTCCATGCTTCCTCTTCTGCCTTTTCACATCACGCTCCGTTTGTTGCCGAGTATTTACCTGCACATATCAAATCATTGATAATTAACAGCGAaagttaacaaaaacaattctcttggaaaaacaaaaacaaaattcaaaggaGCATAATAGATCGTGAGATGTACAGTTAGAAGAGGATATGTGATAAGCTGAGCTATGATCCCGCCGCCGGCTCCGGCGAGTCCATTTATCAAAGCGTCTGACATGTCAATCTAATAGGGGAAATTTTCTTTAGTTTCCCGGGAAAGTGCAGAggaaggaaaatgaaagaaagagagatcaTCTAAATTTGGGAGAGAAAAAGGGAGAACGAGTGAGTGTACGAAAGAGGCGTGtatgttttttatctttatttttatctttatctttatcttaaGAAGGAGATATTTGTTAAAAACGACATACTGATCTCCGTCTTCGGTATAGAAAGCAGCTCGCAAATGCTTAAAGGGGATGCTGCCCCGCGCCATCAAAGGCTGCCCATGTTTTGTTTCCTATTCTGTTTTGGAAAAGCAAACGAGCAACGACGGTTTTGGTTGTTGAGACCATGGCTTTTTACCGTTTTGTCCTCCTTTTATGTGCTCCTATCCTGTCTGAATTACAGAGTATATCCAGTGGCTTTTTACCGTTTGTCTGAATTACGGAATTTAtccttcgatttttttttctctcttttggggactttatccttttaaaattattgaa is a window encoding:
- the LOC7488005 gene encoding peroxisomal nicotinamide adenine dinucleotide carrier-like isoform X3, with the translated sequence MSDALINGLAGAGGGIIAQLITYPLLTVNTRQQTERDVKRQKRKHGTIEQMCQGVYYYFYQVFRDRAEAIAREQKMNGIGDGSVGMLSSLVVAALAGVVPAATMHHVHPSQSGTNVLLTNPIWVVVTRMQTHRKNSKKSQLSHSSIAPAEKVLDPIEPHPYGTGHATQELYDEAGIWGFWKGVFPTLIMVSNPSIQFMLYETMLKKLKTKCVLVKQGDTGVSALEIFLLGALAKLGATVVTYPLLVVKSRLLAKQITTGDKRHHYEGTLDAILKMIRYEGFHGFYKGMSMKIVQSVLAAAVLFMIKEELVRVLHFC
- the LOC7488005 gene encoding peroxisomal nicotinamide adenine dinucleotide carrier-like isoform X7; amino-acid sequence: MSDALINGLAGAGGGIIAQLITYPLLTVNTRQQTERDVKRQKRKHGTIEQMCQNEGWGRLYSGLAPSVVGTACSQGVYYYFYQVFRDRAEAIAREQKMNGIGDGSVGMLSSLVVAALAGVVPAATMHHVHPSQSGTNVLLTNPIWVVVTRMQTHRKNSKKSQLSHSSIAPAEKVLDPIEPHPYGTGHATQELYDEAGIWGFWKGVFPTLIMVSNPSIQFMLYETMLKKLKTKCVLVKQGDTGVSALEIFLLGALAKLGATVVTYPLLVVKVHWTLSLR
- the LOC7488005 gene encoding peroxisomal nicotinamide adenine dinucleotide carrier-like isoform X6, coding for MSDALINGLAGAGGGIIAQLITYPLLTVNTRQQTERDVKRQKRKHGTIEQMCQNEGWGRLYSGLAPSVVGTACSQGVYYYFYQVFRDRAEAIAREQKMNGIGDGSVGMLSSLVVAALAGVVPAATMHHVHPSQSGTNVLLTNPIWVVVTRMQTHRKNSKKSQLSHSSIAPAEKVLDPIEPHPYGTGHATQELYDEAGIWGFWKGVFPTLIMVSNPSIQFMLYETMLKKLKTKCVLVKQGDTGVSALEIFLLGALAKLGATVVTYPLLVVKAMEVIRKLEAESFYK
- the LOC7488005 gene encoding peroxisomal nicotinamide adenine dinucleotide carrier-like isoform X5 yields the protein MWVIKNEGWGRLYSGLAPSVVGTACSQGVYYYFYQVFRDRAEAIAREQKMNGIGDGSVGMLSSLVVAALAGVVPAATMHHVHPSQSGTNVLLTNPIWVVVTRMQTHRKNSKKSQLSHSSIAPAEKVLDPIEPHPYGTGHATQELYDEAGIWGFWKGVFPTLIMVSNPSIQFMLYETMLKKLKTKCVLVKQGDTGVSALEIFLLGALAKLGATVVTYPLLVVKSRLLAKQITTGDKRHHYEGTLDAILKMIRYEGFHGFYKGMSMKIVQSVLAAAVLFMIKEELVRVLHFC
- the LOC7488005 gene encoding peroxisomal nicotinamide adenine dinucleotide carrier-like isoform X4 yields the protein MSDALINGLAGAGGGIIAQLITYPLLTVNTRQQTERDVKRQKRKHGTIEQMCQGVYYYFYQVFRDRAEAIAREQKMNGIGDGSVGMLSSLVVAALAGGTNVLLTNPIWVVVTRMQTHRKNSKKSQLSHSSIAPAEKVLDPIEPHPYGTGHATQELYDEAGIWGFWKGVFPTLIMVSNPSIQFMLYETMLKKLKTKCVLVKQGDTGVSALEIFLLGALAKLGATVVTYPLLVVKSRLLAKQITTGDKRHHYEGTLDAILKMIRYEGFHGFYKGMSMKIVQSVLAAAVLFMIKEELVRVLHFC
- the LOC7488005 gene encoding peroxisomal nicotinamide adenine dinucleotide carrier-like isoform X8 translates to MWVIKNEGWGRLYSGLAPSVVGTACSQGVYYYFYQVFRDRAEAIAREQKMNGIGDGSVGMLSSLVVAALAGGTNVLLTNPIWVVVTRMQTHRKNSKKSQLSHSSIAPAEKVLDPIEPHPYGTGHATQELYDEAGIWGFWKGVFPTLIMVSNPSIQFMLYETMLKKLKTKCVLVKQGDTGVSALEIFLLGALAKLGATVVTYPLLVVKSRLLAKQITTGDKRHHYEGTLDAILKMIRYEGFHGFYKGMSMKIVQSVLAAAVLFMIKEELVRVLHFC
- the LOC7488005 gene encoding peroxisomal nicotinamide adenine dinucleotide carrier-like isoform X1, which encodes MSDALINGLAGAGGGIIAQLITYPLLTVNTRQQTERDVKRQKRKHGTIEQMCQNEGWGRLYSGLAPSVVGTACSQGVYYYFYQVFRDRAEAIAREQKMNGIGDGSVGMLSSLVVAALAGVVPAATMHHVHPSQSGTNVLLTNPIWVVVTRMQTHRKNSKKSQLSHSSIAPAEKVLDPIEPHPYGTGHATQELYDEAGIWGFWKGVFPTLIMVSNPSIQFMLYETMLKKLKTKCVLVKQGDTGVSALEIFLLGALAKLGATVVTYPLLVVKSRLLAKQITTGDKRHHYEGTLDAILKMIRYEGFHGFYKGMSMKIVQSVLAAAVLFMIKEELVRVLHFC
- the LOC7488005 gene encoding peroxisomal nicotinamide adenine dinucleotide carrier-like isoform X9: MELLSKCVRDRAEAIAREQKMNGIGDGSVGMLSSLVVAALAGVVPAATMHHVHPSQSGTNVLLTNPIWVVVTRMQTHRKNSKKSQLSHSSIAPAEKVLDPIEPHPYGTGHATQELYDEAGIWGFWKGVFPTLIMVSNPSIQFMLYETMLKKLKTKCVLVKQGDTGVSALEIFLLGALAKLGATVVTYPLLVVKSRLLAKQITTGDKRHHYEGTLDAILKMIRYEGFHGFYKGMSMKIVQSVLAAAVLFMIKEELVRVLHFC
- the LOC7488005 gene encoding peroxisomal nicotinamide adenine dinucleotide carrier-like isoform X2, which translates into the protein MSDALINGLAGAGGGIIAQLITYPLLTVNTRQQTERDVKRQKRKHGTIEQMCQNEGWGRLYSGLAPSVVGTACSQGVYYYFYQVFRDRAEAIAREQKMNGIGDGSVGMLSSLVVAALAGGTNVLLTNPIWVVVTRMQTHRKNSKKSQLSHSSIAPAEKVLDPIEPHPYGTGHATQELYDEAGIWGFWKGVFPTLIMVSNPSIQFMLYETMLKKLKTKCVLVKQGDTGVSALEIFLLGALAKLGATVVTYPLLVVKSRLLAKQITTGDKRHHYEGTLDAILKMIRYEGFHGFYKGMSMKIVQSVLAAAVLFMIKEELVRVLHFC